A genomic window from Candidatus Krumholzibacteriota bacterium includes:
- a CDS encoding T9SS type A sorting domain-containing protein, giving the protein MTTPRLILPALAVLLCLAAAPAAAQLAHQETVNGELFIGIELYSGFRDTVRVFGPCEIAWSDPIFADPGWMIETEIVAMDLVSSDPPVLVRGNMSGLPTPGEIEFPPPDPDFPAESFFDVFFEIELPEELPGLILTNDVPLRIETTVRQFPPFFDRYAPASPAPVPLFDQYGGPVGEVTWWRQETLPWSPPQAHLLVPTVYASDEAQADETGLVHMSAFLTNGPPPGVTEFFWRPGGSFEPWIPFALDDDGSDYRAATVFDAGEGDGYAATLDANLFDPFGSYVDLKVEFDGGAFADSSTIWLDPTPLRPEIVSSPPGSLMVARLGELLRAIVRILDEQSQQAQMWVLPIAPDYSRTLETIDQLGLSGETPTKLDSASCGPTAGASCLKWLADNGHPALEHPNGDGAKPEQTGAEVARELRGDVGTTGTAGTSTGGMVAGITSYLARHGQTGWDVSYHEVNNYDDVAAMFNEFESDNEDVIPLFGDSVQTPTGKKPRGHFVTLGSKGSHCYEVNTPEYSAYCVKYGLDFMDPWNGGSTADNNYPVGTDSQGRPVLEGYKIGDGPTRVQGYVKVSPPSDGGGSRAAVQAPSAGGWILVDGAPASGGGLLDTLVWDTTGFGEGVYLVKFVAVDASGRTSTVFKLGGIPEWTVTGSDDRPPLPRSGIRGSWPNPFNPATTIEFYVAKKQAVAIAIHDAAGRLVRRLAAGEVYEEGIHRLVWDGAGENGRPVASGVYFCRFESGGASHARKLVLLR; this is encoded by the coding sequence GTGACGACGCCCCGTCTCATCCTGCCCGCCCTCGCCGTCCTGCTCTGCCTCGCCGCCGCCCCCGCCGCTGCGCAGCTCGCGCATCAGGAGACGGTCAACGGCGAACTGTTCATAGGCATCGAGCTGTACAGCGGTTTCCGCGACACGGTCCGCGTCTTCGGGCCCTGCGAGATTGCCTGGTCCGACCCGATCTTCGCCGATCCGGGCTGGATGATCGAGACGGAGATCGTCGCCATGGACCTCGTCTCGAGCGATCCGCCCGTCCTCGTCCGGGGGAACATGTCGGGCCTGCCAACGCCCGGCGAGATCGAATTCCCGCCTCCCGATCCCGATTTTCCCGCCGAGAGCTTTTTCGACGTCTTCTTCGAGATCGAGCTCCCCGAGGAGCTGCCCGGCTTGATCCTGACGAATGACGTTCCCCTGCGCATCGAGACGACCGTCCGCCAGTTCCCCCCGTTCTTCGACCGGTACGCGCCGGCATCGCCGGCACCCGTCCCCCTCTTCGACCAGTACGGCGGTCCGGTCGGCGAGGTGACCTGGTGGCGGCAGGAGACGCTCCCCTGGTCGCCCCCGCAAGCGCATCTCCTCGTGCCGACCGTCTACGCCTCCGACGAGGCACAAGCCGACGAGACGGGGCTCGTGCACATGAGCGCCTTCCTCACGAACGGCCCGCCCCCCGGCGTCACCGAGTTCTTCTGGCGGCCGGGCGGCTCGTTCGAACCGTGGATCCCCTTCGCCCTCGACGACGACGGAAGCGACTATCGCGCCGCCACGGTCTTCGACGCCGGCGAGGGCGACGGATACGCGGCGACCCTCGACGCCAACCTGTTCGACCCCTTCGGAAGCTACGTCGATCTCAAGGTGGAATTCGACGGCGGAGCCTTCGCCGATTCGAGCACCATCTGGCTCGACCCGACGCCTCTCCGGCCCGAGATCGTCTCGAGCCCCCCCGGCTCGCTGATGGTCGCACGTCTCGGCGAGCTGCTCAGGGCGATCGTGCGCATCCTCGACGAGCAGTCGCAGCAGGCGCAGATGTGGGTTCTCCCCATCGCCCCCGACTACAGCCGGACGCTCGAGACGATCGACCAGCTCGGCCTCTCCGGCGAGACGCCGACGAAGCTCGACTCGGCATCGTGCGGCCCGACGGCCGGCGCGAGCTGCCTGAAATGGCTCGCCGACAACGGCCACCCGGCGCTCGAGCATCCGAACGGCGACGGCGCGAAGCCCGAGCAGACCGGCGCGGAGGTGGCCCGCGAGCTGCGCGGGGACGTCGGCACGACGGGGACGGCCGGCACGTCCACCGGCGGCATGGTCGCGGGGATCACCTCGTACCTCGCGCGCCACGGCCAGACGGGATGGGACGTCTCCTACCACGAGGTGAACAACTACGACGACGTCGCCGCGATGTTCAACGAGTTCGAGTCGGACAACGAGGACGTGATCCCGCTCTTCGGCGATTCGGTGCAGACGCCGACCGGCAAGAAGCCGCGCGGGCACTTCGTCACCCTCGGATCGAAGGGCTCCCACTGCTACGAGGTCAACACCCCCGAGTACAGCGCCTACTGCGTCAAGTACGGTCTCGATTTCATGGATCCGTGGAACGGCGGCTCGACGGCGGACAACAACTACCCCGTCGGCACCGACAGCCAGGGACGACCGGTCCTCGAGGGCTACAAGATCGGGGACGGGCCGACGCGGGTGCAGGGATACGTGAAGGTCTCGCCGCCGTCGGACGGCGGCGGTTCGCGAGCGGCGGTGCAGGCTCCCTCGGCCGGCGGCTGGATCCTCGTCGACGGCGCGCCGGCGAGCGGCGGCGGGCTCCTCGACACGCTCGTCTGGGACACGACCGGCTTCGGCGAGGGCGTCTATCTCGTAAAGTTCGTCGCCGTGGACGCGTCGGGACGCACCTCGACCGTCTTCAAGCTCGGCGGCATCCCCGAATGGACGGTCACCGGCTCCGACGACCGGCCGCCCCTGCCCCGGAGCGGCATCCGCGGCTCGTGGCCGAACCCCTTCAACCCGGCCACGACGATCGAGTTCTACGTGGCCAAGAAGCAAGCCGTCGCCATCGCGATCCATGACGCGGCGGGCCGCCTCGTCAGGCGCCTGGCCGCCGGCGAGGTCTACGAGGAAGGGATCCATCGCCTCGTCTGGGACGGCGCGGGCGAGAACGGCCGTCCTGTCGCGAGCGGCGTCTACTTCTGCCGCTTCGAGAGCGGCGGCGCCTCGCACGCCCGCAAGCTCGTTTTGCTCCGCTGA